A genome region from Thermococcus gorgonarius includes the following:
- the gcvT gene encoding glycine cleavage system aminomethyltransferase GcvT, giving the protein MVKRVHIFDWHKEHAKKVEEFAGWEMPIWYSSIKDEHLAVRNGVGIFDVSHMGEIFFRGKDALEFLQYATTNDISKPPAISGTYTLVLNERGAVKDETLVFNLGNDTYMMVCDSDAFEKLDAWFNAIKRGIEKFGDIDLEIENKTYDMAMFSIQGPKARDLAKDLFGIDINELWWFQAKEVELDGIKMLLSRSGYTGENGFEVYFEDANPYHPDPSKRGGPEKALHVWKTILEAGEQYGIKPAGLGARDTLRLEAGYTLYGNETKEKQLLSTDIDEVTPLQANLEFAIFWDKEFIGKEALLKQKERGLPSKMVHFKMVDKGIPREGYKVYANGEPIGEVTSGTLSPLLGIGIGIAFVKPEYAQPGVEIEVEIRGKPKKAVTVAPPFYDPKKYGAFREE; this is encoded by the coding sequence ATGGTCAAGAGGGTTCACATTTTCGACTGGCATAAGGAGCACGCGAAGAAGGTTGAGGAGTTCGCCGGCTGGGAGATGCCCATCTGGTATTCGAGCATAAAGGACGAGCACCTCGCCGTTAGGAACGGAGTTGGAATCTTCGACGTCTCGCACATGGGGGAGATATTCTTCCGCGGTAAGGATGCCCTTGAGTTCCTCCAGTACGCCACAACCAACGATATAAGCAAGCCTCCCGCGATAAGTGGAACGTACACCCTGGTTCTTAACGAGCGCGGTGCCGTTAAGGACGAAACACTTGTCTTTAACCTCGGAAACGACACCTACATGATGGTCTGCGACAGCGATGCATTCGAGAAGCTCGACGCGTGGTTCAACGCCATAAAGCGCGGAATCGAGAAGTTCGGCGATATAGACCTTGAGATAGAGAACAAGACCTACGACATGGCGATGTTCTCGATACAGGGGCCCAAGGCTAGGGACCTCGCCAAAGACCTCTTCGGCATAGACATCAACGAGCTCTGGTGGTTCCAGGCGAAGGAGGTCGAGCTGGACGGCATCAAGATGCTCCTCTCGAGGAGCGGCTACACGGGCGAGAACGGCTTCGAGGTCTACTTCGAGGACGCCAACCCTTATCATCCAGACCCGTCTAAGAGGGGCGGGCCGGAGAAGGCACTCCACGTCTGGAAGACAATCCTTGAGGCGGGAGAGCAGTACGGCATAAAGCCAGCTGGACTGGGCGCGAGGGACACGCTCCGCCTTGAGGCAGGCTACACCCTCTACGGCAACGAGACGAAGGAGAAGCAGCTCCTCAGCACCGACATCGACGAGGTAACTCCCCTCCAGGCCAACCTTGAGTTCGCAATCTTCTGGGATAAGGAGTTCATAGGGAAGGAAGCCCTGCTGAAGCAGAAGGAGAGAGGCCTTCCGAGCAAGATGGTGCACTTCAAGATGGTCGACAAGGGCATCCCGAGAGAGGGCTACAAGGTTTACGCGAACGGTGAGCCCATCGGCGAGGTTACCAGTGGAACACTCTCACCGCTTCTCGGCATAGGGATTGGAATAGCCTTCGTGAAGCCGGAGTATGCCCAACCGGGCGTGGAAATCGAGGTCGAGATAAGGGGCAAGCCCAAGAAGGCGGTAACCGTTGCACCACCCTTCTACGACCCCAAGAAGTATGGCGCCTTCAGGGAGGAGTGA
- a CDS encoding C2H2-type zinc finger protein — translation MVGLKAVVFFDRDGEPYYRCPKCGMVFKKSKDYIKHVNKSHGWMFGRGKVRGKRLLKKVKNRNEEKLGR, via the coding sequence ATGGTAGGGCTTAAGGCGGTAGTCTTCTTCGACAGAGACGGAGAACCCTACTATCGCTGTCCAAAATGCGGAATGGTCTTCAAGAAGAGCAAGGATTACATAAAGCATGTCAACAAGTCCCATGGATGGATGTTTGGCAGGGGTAAGGTCAGAGGCAAAAGACTCCTCAAGAAGGTAAAGAACCGGAATGAGGAAAAGCTAGGACGCTGA
- the cca gene encoding CCA tRNA nucleotidyltransferase → MTIEAVIAEVLRQIRPTEEERTFVKRLMGELKELAVETVEELGLDVKPHFVGSLAKDTYLAGDHDVDLFLAFPLETPLQELREKGLELGKVIARKLDSYEIAYAEHPYVRASYKGVSVDIVPCYDVNSWRDVRTAVDRSILHTRWVNENIKGKNDEVRLLKRFLKGINAYGSEIYVRGFSGYLAEILVIKYGSFLDVLKKADFMLRQKIIDPKNWLRREPEIAMRTVKREVELDRPLIVLDPVDPRRNVAANLSWERYGVFYFNAIKFLKEPSTKFFFPEKSRAGNYLDELRRKGTHLVTLIFGKQDLVDDLLLPQLERSARGFEKALEREGFRVFGWDYGYSGDKAFIMLEVDRAERPSVRIHPGPEFFTERGRDFYRKNERVWLRGKRLYAEKSVKENILDVISELLEKNQVSLGKNLREAVKDADFLVDYVPGDLEGEAYLFLSRKKEGLKG, encoded by the coding sequence ATGACCATCGAGGCCGTCATCGCGGAAGTCCTCCGACAAATCAGGCCAACAGAAGAAGAGAGGACCTTCGTCAAAAGGCTGATGGGGGAACTTAAAGAGCTTGCCGTGGAGACCGTTGAGGAGCTCGGCCTCGACGTTAAGCCCCACTTCGTCGGCTCCCTCGCGAAGGACACCTATTTAGCTGGAGACCACGACGTTGACCTCTTCTTGGCTTTTCCCCTCGAAACCCCCCTGCAAGAGCTCAGGGAAAAAGGCCTGGAGCTCGGGAAGGTCATAGCGAGGAAACTCGACTCCTATGAGATTGCCTACGCGGAACATCCGTATGTAAGGGCAAGCTATAAGGGGGTGAGCGTTGACATCGTTCCCTGCTACGACGTTAATAGCTGGAGAGACGTCAGAACCGCCGTCGACCGCTCGATTCTCCACACGCGGTGGGTGAACGAGAACATCAAAGGCAAAAACGATGAAGTCCGCCTCCTCAAGCGCTTTTTGAAGGGTATTAACGCTTACGGGAGTGAAATTTACGTGCGCGGTTTCTCGGGCTACCTTGCCGAGATTCTGGTCATAAAGTACGGCTCGTTCCTCGACGTCCTGAAGAAAGCGGACTTCATGCTGAGGCAGAAGATAATCGACCCCAAAAACTGGTTGAGAAGAGAGCCAGAGATAGCGATGAGGACCGTGAAGAGGGAAGTTGAGTTGGACAGGCCTTTGATAGTTCTCGATCCCGTTGACCCAAGGAGGAACGTTGCCGCGAACTTAAGCTGGGAGCGCTATGGAGTTTTCTATTTCAATGCTATTAAGTTCCTCAAGGAGCCCTCAACGAAGTTCTTCTTCCCGGAGAAATCGAGGGCAGGGAACTACCTGGATGAGCTCAGAAGGAAGGGAACCCACTTGGTGACGCTGATTTTTGGAAAGCAGGACTTAGTAGACGACCTCCTTCTACCCCAGCTTGAAAGGAGCGCGCGGGGTTTCGAGAAGGCCCTGGAACGGGAAGGCTTCAGAGTCTTTGGCTGGGACTACGGGTACTCAGGCGATAAAGCATTCATAATGCTTGAAGTTGATAGAGCTGAGAGGCCATCGGTAAGAATACACCCCGGCCCGGAGTTTTTCACCGAGAGAGGCAGGGACTTCTACAGGAAAAACGAAAGAGTCTGGTTGAGGGGCAAGAGACTCTACGCGGAGAAGAGCGTGAAAGAGAACATTCTCGATGTTATTTCCGAACTTCTGGAGAAGAACCAGGTCTCACTCGGAAAGAACCTAAGGGAAGCGGTAAAAGATGCCGACTTTCTCGTGGACTACGTTCCGGGTGATCTGGAGGGAGAAGCCTACCTTTTCCTGAGCAGAAAGAAGGAGGGCCTGAAGGGCTAA
- a CDS encoding polysaccharide deacetylase family protein, protein MMMKRSYHFHAYQPGDIVYVHDGSGWDPIKYSERLSPVSLKIRDIEVKGRNWTRAVIKAYEYTSDLLEKLPEKSVSLDFEPFTLYMVLKYKPKIYGEIVDLLSDHVEAVPTAPFHPIMPHLGVFEQEVLSRMSFDFYTPFIGGKDIVGYWLPEGVITRETAGIVANSTSAEVVFLLDERQFVGLNPPQAKYSCNTYRCDGRISYAFGRDHQLSDAFAFNTLDVEGLIKAVAEDRVDAFKEKEGVPYLVHLASDLEALLANPQQLDRFLRWMAGLDERGVEGVNAVEFVRRKKKGIYKCLPGECSEHFRINIKDYSSWSDYYDLSVDGRTGDIRWLGVRREDGKVVNRIYKGKKVSQLWKYAFTKLFRELNRAVRFEVIDLITRENPGIGRENIREFLVRYSRVFFREHYEYFGLETGVDYVMEPIEDVDPALAMKLGRIYYLMLLSNHSCPRFWENIDTRVTFGNVAVISKALIELMEVYLKEGLEERANFLLLEYMKLLAFPQLYYDYDLYKLPGLEGWETTEKAWFESLESEVPNSPYNVVTRAALYTGKEALPDEIRKALEVLYDFSGAVADTGHIPGEVHGQWENREWCEHRA, encoded by the coding sequence ATGATGATGAAGCGCTCCTATCATTTCCACGCCTATCAGCCGGGTGATATAGTGTACGTTCACGATGGCTCTGGGTGGGATCCCATAAAATACTCTGAGCGGCTGAGTCCGGTGTCCCTGAAGATAAGGGATATTGAAGTTAAGGGCAGAAACTGGACGAGGGCTGTGATAAAGGCTTATGAATACACTTCTGACCTTCTTGAAAAACTTCCTGAAAAGAGCGTTAGCCTGGATTTTGAGCCCTTCACTCTTTATATGGTGCTGAAGTACAAGCCCAAGATATATGGAGAGATCGTCGATCTTCTCAGTGATCATGTTGAAGCGGTTCCAACCGCTCCTTTCCACCCTATAATGCCGCATCTTGGGGTATTTGAACAGGAAGTTCTCTCCAGGATGTCGTTTGATTTCTACACCCCGTTTATTGGAGGGAAAGACATAGTCGGTTACTGGCTTCCGGAGGGAGTTATAACCCGGGAAACCGCGGGGATAGTCGCCAATTCGACCAGTGCTGAAGTCGTTTTCCTCCTTGATGAGAGGCAGTTTGTTGGCCTTAATCCACCTCAGGCGAAGTATTCGTGCAACACCTACCGTTGCGATGGCAGGATTTCCTACGCCTTTGGGAGAGATCACCAGCTCAGTGATGCCTTCGCTTTCAACACCCTGGACGTTGAGGGGCTCATTAAGGCGGTTGCTGAGGATAGAGTCGACGCTTTCAAAGAAAAAGAAGGAGTTCCGTACTTGGTTCATCTTGCCAGCGACCTTGAGGCGCTTCTTGCCAATCCTCAACAGCTTGACAGGTTCCTTAGATGGATGGCCGGTCTTGATGAAAGAGGGGTTGAGGGAGTTAATGCAGTCGAATTCGTGAGGAGGAAAAAGAAAGGCATCTACAAGTGTCTGCCCGGCGAGTGCAGCGAGCACTTCAGGATAAACATAAAGGATTACTCGAGCTGGAGCGATTACTACGATCTCAGCGTCGATGGGAGAACGGGAGACATTAGGTGGCTCGGTGTGAGGAGGGAGGATGGCAAGGTGGTTAACCGCATATATAAGGGTAAAAAAGTTTCCCAGCTGTGGAAGTATGCATTCACCAAGCTCTTCCGCGAGCTTAACCGGGCAGTGCGCTTTGAGGTCATTGATCTGATAACCAGAGAAAATCCGGGGATTGGCAGGGAAAACATCCGGGAGTTTCTCGTCAGGTATTCGAGGGTCTTCTTCCGCGAGCACTACGAGTACTTTGGTCTGGAGACCGGTGTTGATTACGTGATGGAACCCATAGAGGATGTTGATCCAGCCCTGGCCATGAAGCTTGGTAGGATCTACTACCTGATGCTGCTTTCGAACCACTCCTGCCCGCGCTTTTGGGAGAACATCGACACGAGGGTGACCTTTGGAAACGTTGCCGTCATAAGTAAGGCTTTGATTGAGCTCATGGAAGTCTACCTAAAGGAAGGCCTTGAGGAGAGGGCAAACTTCCTTCTCTTGGAATACATGAAGCTCCTGGCTTTCCCGCAGCTCTACTACGACTATGATCTCTATAAGCTCCCCGGTCTCGAGGGCTGGGAGACAACCGAAAAAGCCTGGTTTGAGTCCCTTGAAAGTGAAGTCCCCAACAGTCCCTACAACGTCGTCACAAGGGCGGCGCTCTACACGGGCAAAGAAGCACTTCCGGATGAGATAAGAAAGGCTCTTGAAGTGCTCTATGACTTCAGTGGAGCAGTTGCCGACACCGGCCACATCCCCGGGGAGGTTCACGGCCAGTGGGAGAACAGGGAGTGGTGCGAGCACAGGGCTTAG
- a CDS encoding CGP-CTERM sorting domain-containing protein: MGWQNKIKVVGLILMLLASVTPGFLLPAKAQSVYEVQLEGEPSVLVDNATLVVNATHTLKLSITENGEPIADGVNVTLAWDSNNTDVFVQNTTVNGSVTFDNLKPTKAGTLYVFVNGTDTGVTLNVVPLEVTVTPGRIYQGQVVVVTVNVTAGGIPIQGADVSISSKTLKYLTENGTIEPYSYVSSTNSSGTSIITLWTPTLDFLQVTVSYRGAEKHETIEVIPAPPSKRVQVYGWARKFIKYYDFTGQEYYEGTLERVPGAYIFAKIETVNLQNESSPYILVDVSSTDSRFPGEYTFPLTLPESNQTYKVFILAYKPDAENVTVVQDGTYVKVIERQRFTIPEASAYRSALPGYVEIMPGTTSVQANAPAIIETVREINVTLPHVKVDKVSYISPCDGQSVQENAAHDPTNAPMLPAASGKWFEVEVTITDDQGNPYNFAKAEEEGIQFENLTINVTIDDPNLGILEYESENGSSILVPVNPDTGTAKFRVWSTVSAGEVARHINIGIANVSNVFKVDVSFTSEVEPEPTAKVPEYWNINAPSNAMVYIYNYTAQNTTETNLTGTLEIEPGQRLQRIVYNLSNYTLLKFVGVGHVSGDVTNHFGEQVAGATVILEVWDNTTGKWVEAEDICGRPLEVTSSEDGHYAFDDVPTTESELFRAYATKDGAEGYSWNFTIPIGATATADVKVVGKMPAKFELSDLSVDTTSGEAPLTVTVSAVVKNTGEMSGKYRVELKVDGKTVQWVDVELNGGQSQKVEFQYTFVKPGTYNVAIGGLSPVQVTVTKPTTTTTTTTTTNKPTTTSETTTTTTSEDNGGLCGPAAIIGLAVIPLLLRRRK, from the coding sequence ATGGGCTGGCAAAATAAGATAAAAGTCGTGGGCCTTATACTAATGCTACTAGCATCAGTGACTCCAGGGTTCTTACTCCCCGCTAAGGCCCAGTCGGTTTATGAGGTCCAACTTGAAGGAGAGCCCAGCGTGTTAGTGGATAATGCAACTTTGGTAGTTAATGCAACTCACACACTAAAACTCAGTATAACTGAAAATGGTGAACCAATCGCTGATGGTGTCAACGTCACCCTCGCCTGGGACAGCAACAACACCGATGTCTTTGTTCAGAACACGACAGTTAATGGCTCCGTTACTTTTGACAACCTAAAGCCGACGAAAGCCGGAACTCTCTACGTCTTTGTCAACGGTACAGACACAGGAGTTACTCTGAATGTTGTTCCACTTGAGGTTACAGTAACTCCTGGAAGGATCTACCAGGGACAGGTTGTTGTTGTCACAGTAAACGTAACTGCCGGAGGTATTCCAATTCAGGGAGCTGATGTTTCCATAAGCTCCAAGACTCTAAAGTACCTCACTGAGAATGGTACTATTGAACCTTACTCATATGTCTCTTCAACGAATTCGTCGGGTACTTCAATCATAACCCTGTGGACTCCCACGTTAGATTTCCTCCAGGTCACCGTCAGCTACAGGGGAGCTGAAAAGCACGAGACTATTGAAGTAATCCCAGCACCACCTTCGAAGAGAGTCCAGGTTTATGGATGGGCTCGCAAATTCATTAAGTACTATGACTTTACTGGACAGGAATACTATGAGGGAACTCTTGAGAGGGTTCCTGGTGCTTACATCTTTGCAAAGATCGAAACTGTAAATCTCCAGAACGAAAGCAGCCCCTACATACTAGTGGACGTGTCAAGCACCGATTCGAGATTCCCCGGTGAGTACACTTTCCCACTCACGTTACCTGAATCCAATCAGACATACAAGGTATTCATCCTAGCTTACAAACCCGATGCAGAGAATGTTACCGTTGTTCAGGATGGAACCTACGTTAAAGTTATAGAGAGGCAGAGGTTCACTATTCCTGAAGCTAGTGCCTACCGCAGCGCTCTTCCTGGATATGTGGAAATAATGCCCGGTACAACCAGTGTCCAGGCCAACGCTCCGGCTATCATTGAGACTGTTAGGGAAATCAACGTTACCCTTCCGCACGTCAAAGTTGACAAGGTTTCCTACATAAGCCCGTGTGATGGCCAGTCTGTTCAGGAGAATGCTGCACACGATCCCACCAATGCTCCGATGCTTCCTGCAGCCAGCGGAAAGTGGTTTGAGGTCGAAGTTACCATAACCGACGACCAGGGCAACCCCTACAACTTCGCCAAGGCTGAGGAGGAAGGCATACAGTTTGAGAATTTGACTATCAACGTAACAATCGACGATCCGAACCTCGGAATCCTTGAGTATGAGTCGGAGAACGGAAGCAGTATATTGGTTCCAGTCAACCCAGACACCGGAACTGCCAAGTTCAGGGTCTGGTCAACAGTCTCCGCGGGAGAGGTTGCCAGGCACATAAACATCGGAATCGCTAACGTCTCGAACGTCTTCAAGGTCGATGTTAGCTTTACCAGCGAGGTTGAGCCCGAACCAACGGCTAAGGTTCCTGAGTACTGGAACATCAACGCTCCGAGCAATGCTATGGTTTACATATACAACTACACCGCTCAGAATACTACGGAGACAAATCTAACTGGCACCCTTGAGATAGAGCCCGGACAGAGGCTCCAGAGGATTGTGTACAACCTGAGCAACTACACCCTCCTTAAGTTCGTCGGCGTCGGCCACGTTTCCGGTGACGTAACCAACCACTTCGGCGAGCAGGTTGCAGGTGCCACTGTGATCCTCGAGGTCTGGGACAACACCACTGGCAAGTGGGTTGAGGCAGAGGACATATGTGGCAGGCCGCTTGAAGTTACCTCCAGCGAGGACGGACACTACGCCTTCGACGACGTTCCGACAACCGAAAGTGAGCTCTTCAGGGCCTATGCCACAAAGGACGGTGCCGAGGGCTACAGCTGGAACTTCACTATCCCGATAGGCGCTACCGCAACTGCAGATGTCAAGGTCGTTGGCAAGATGCCCGCCAAGTTCGAGCTCAGCGACCTCAGCGTTGATACAACAAGCGGTGAGGCCCCGCTTACTGTAACCGTCAGCGCTGTCGTTAAGAACACCGGAGAGATGAGCGGCAAGTACAGGGTTGAGCTCAAGGTCGATGGCAAGACTGTCCAGTGGGTTGATGTTGAACTCAACGGCGGTCAGAGCCAGAAGGTTGAGTTCCAGTACACCTTTGTCAAGCCCGGAACTTACAACGTTGCTATCGGAGGCCTCAGCCCGGTCCAGGTAACCGTTACAAAGCCAACCACTACAACAACTACCACGACAACCACCAACAAGCCGACAACCACGAGCGAGACCACGACCACTACTACCAGCGAGGACAATGGAGGACTCTGCGGTCCAGCTGCCATAATCGGCTTGGCAGTAATCCCGCTCCTCCTCAGGAGGAGGAAGTGA
- a CDS encoding DMT family transporter: MKRAELILLLVTVFWGLTFPVMKISISYMPPLLFLAYRFGIASALMLLIFRSKAVKKETVFEGFILGITLFSGHAFQIIGLKYTTPSNSAFITSLYVVFTPFIAYFLLRDKIKKKDVVSLLIAIAGLYLISGAGKDLNHGDILTVFCAISFAFQIVLVHKFQGSDYISLSFWQIVWNFLFSLVSSSLIEKPILPTTPASWLGIIYTSLFATVVAFTAQIKYQGETTAYRAALIYSTEPLFGTLGTVIIMRTIPSVRELIGAGLIMMAVWMAIKEDDVEAPLSL; the protein is encoded by the coding sequence ATGAAGCGCGCGGAGCTAATACTCCTACTTGTAACCGTGTTCTGGGGTTTAACTTTTCCCGTAATGAAGATAAGTATATCCTACATGCCCCCGCTCCTCTTTCTGGCCTATAGATTTGGCATAGCCTCCGCATTGATGCTTCTTATTTTCAGATCGAAGGCCGTAAAAAAGGAAACGGTATTTGAGGGGTTCATACTTGGCATAACGCTGTTCTCAGGACACGCCTTCCAGATAATCGGCCTTAAATACACAACTCCCTCGAACTCGGCGTTCATTACATCACTTTACGTTGTATTCACCCCCTTCATCGCTTATTTCCTCCTGAGAGATAAAATAAAGAAAAAAGATGTAGTGTCCCTGCTCATAGCCATTGCTGGCCTGTACCTGATATCAGGTGCTGGAAAAGACCTGAACCACGGGGATATCCTTACAGTATTCTGCGCCATCAGCTTTGCCTTTCAGATAGTGCTAGTCCACAAGTTTCAGGGATCAGATTATATCAGCCTCTCGTTCTGGCAGATAGTCTGGAACTTCCTGTTCTCTCTCGTTAGCTCATCACTGATAGAAAAGCCCATTTTGCCGACTACACCAGCCTCTTGGCTTGGTATTATCTACACATCACTCTTTGCCACGGTGGTTGCATTTACAGCCCAAATAAAGTACCAGGGTGAAACTACAGCGTATAGGGCAGCCCTCATATACTCAACAGAACCGTTGTTTGGAACCCTGGGAACCGTGATTATAATGAGAACGATTCCATCAGTACGAGAACTCATAGGTGCGGGGCTGATAATGATGGCCGTATGGATGGCCATTAAAGAAGATGATGTTGAGGCACCGCTTTCCTTATAA
- a CDS encoding universal stress protein — protein sequence MFEKVLYPTDFSEVSLKVLRECLPELKTLGAKEFHILHIVDITLTEFEAFTLQEIYREKIKDLKKELEEKGLKVRTEVKIGIPSVEIAEYAEKEGVDLIITPSVGQNIWRRMFVGSTASNLARTTRRPVLVLKYVQEDEEYKPTFDSCLKIFLRPLVAIDFSRCSLRIVETVKKFEELTEKIILLHSVDYGSIDEIETNIKLAEKNLEKTSKAFKRPVEKEVMVGTASQAIIGTSIAKRATLVVIGKKGRSFLKDLLLGSTAERVLRDSKLPVLLVPCE from the coding sequence ATGTTCGAGAAAGTTTTGTACCCAACTGACTTTTCGGAGGTTTCCCTAAAAGTCCTTCGAGAGTGCCTCCCAGAATTGAAAACCCTCGGAGCGAAGGAGTTCCACATTCTTCACATTGTGGACATAACCCTCACAGAGTTTGAAGCCTTCACCCTTCAGGAAATATACAGGGAAAAAATCAAAGATCTAAAGAAGGAACTGGAGGAAAAGGGGCTGAAGGTGAGGACAGAGGTTAAGATTGGAATACCTTCAGTGGAGATAGCCGAGTACGCCGAGAAAGAAGGCGTTGATCTCATAATCACACCGAGCGTAGGCCAGAACATCTGGAGAAGAATGTTCGTGGGCAGCACTGCCTCCAATCTCGCCAGAACAACCAGGAGACCGGTGCTTGTACTCAAGTACGTCCAGGAGGACGAGGAGTATAAGCCAACGTTTGACTCATGTTTGAAGATATTCCTAAGACCTCTGGTTGCAATAGACTTTTCTAGGTGCTCTCTCAGGATCGTGGAGACTGTAAAGAAGTTTGAAGAGCTAACAGAAAAGATTATCCTGCTCCACTCGGTCGATTATGGAAGTATAGACGAGATAGAGACTAACATCAAGCTAGCCGAGAAAAACCTCGAAAAAACTTCCAAGGCATTTAAACGGCCCGTGGAGAAAGAGGTAATGGTCGGAACAGCCAGTCAGGCCATAATAGGGACTTCAATAGCAAAGAGGGCAACCCTTGTTGTTATCGGCAAAAAGGGCAGGAGCTTTCTAAAGGATCTCCTTCTCGGCAGTACAGCAGAGAGAGTTCTCCGGGACTCAAAACTGCCAGTACTGCTGGTTCCCTGTGAATGA
- a CDS encoding DMT family transporter — MSKRHALLAVLLWSTVASAFKLSLRYLTPLQLLFYASLTSLIVFGALYSREFSLRRENLRSSYLGLINPLLYYIVLFSAYDRLPAQEAQALNYTWPLMLVLLSIPLLGKRPGARTVLGLSIGFLGALVVATKGNLTGLNFSDPVGVALGIGSAVIWASYWLLNLRDDRPLLEKMFWNFLFGFTYVSVVLVLSGGLTLPPLKGLAGAVYVGLFEMGVTFLIWYRAIEDEMEFASNLAYLVPFLSLFFISVIVGENIAPATVLGLAMIVGGIIVGKRG; from the coding sequence ATGTCCAAAAGGCACGCCCTCCTTGCGGTACTCCTCTGGTCAACAGTCGCCAGTGCCTTCAAGCTCTCGCTGAGGTATTTAACGCCACTCCAGTTGCTCTTTTATGCCTCTCTGACCTCCCTAATCGTTTTCGGCGCCCTCTACTCGCGCGAGTTCTCGCTGAGGCGGGAGAACCTACGCTCCTCATACCTTGGGTTGATAAACCCCCTCCTCTATTACATAGTCCTCTTCTCGGCCTACGACAGGCTTCCGGCCCAGGAGGCCCAGGCCCTGAACTACACCTGGCCGCTGATGCTAGTCCTCCTCTCGATTCCACTCCTAGGAAAGAGGCCCGGGGCAAGGACTGTGCTGGGGCTCTCCATCGGCTTCCTTGGCGCGCTGGTCGTGGCCACAAAGGGAAACCTAACCGGCCTGAACTTCTCCGACCCGGTTGGTGTCGCCCTCGGCATCGGTAGCGCGGTGATATGGGCCTCCTACTGGCTTTTGAACCTGAGGGATGATAGGCCACTTCTCGAGAAAATGTTCTGGAACTTTCTCTTCGGGTTCACTTACGTTTCGGTGGTTCTTGTGCTGTCGGGCGGGCTTACCCTTCCGCCCCTTAAAGGTCTCGCTGGGGCGGTTTACGTCGGCCTCTTTGAGATGGGTGTTACCTTTCTCATCTGGTATCGGGCTATTGAGGACGAGATGGAGTTCGCGTCAAATTTGGCTTATCTCGTGCCCTTCCTGAGCCTCTTCTTCATCTCGGTTATCGTCGGTGAGAACATAGCGCCCGCTACCGTTCTCGGGCTTGCGATGATAGTCGGTGGTATAATAGTTGGGAAGAGAGGCTAA